CCAGCGGATTCAGGGCCAGGGAGCGTCCGAACGAATAGAAGGACACGTCCGCCTGGTAGGCCCGATACACCAGCTCGTCGTACAGGGGCTGCACGAGCGACAGCACGGTCCAGAAGGCGGTGATGCCCGCCACCTTGGCGAGCCGCAGCCGGAACATCAGGTCCGGCTCCGACCGGCGGGACGGGGAGCCCCTCCGACCGGGGAGCCGCACGCGGAGCCAGCGGGGATGTGGACGTGCATGCCGACAGGGTAGGGGCGCACCGTCCATCCGGACAGGCACGGCTCCGGTCCCGGCCGCGACCCGGAGCGCAGACGGCCGCCCCTTGCATTCGCCCGGCGGAACGTCTTTTCTGGTGGGCCGTGTGCCGGCCCGCGGTGCACGCGACCCGAGCGGCCCGATGGAGGGCGGATGTCGACGCAGATCGCGGAGTCGAAGTTCATCTGGAAGGACGGTACCCTGATCCCCTGGAAGGATGCCACGCTGCACGTCCTGTCCACGGTGGTCCAGTTCGGCACGTCCGTCTTCGAGGGGATCCGCTGTTACGAGACCCCGCGCGGCCCCGCGATCTTCCGGCTCGACGCCCACATCCGGCGGCTCGTGGAGTCGGCGCGCATCTACCGGATGCCGTCGCGCTGGGACGCTTCCCAGATCGCCCAGGCGTGCGTGGACGTGGTCCGTGAGAACGAGCTGCGCAGCTGCTATGTCCGTCCCATGATCCTGCGGGGATACGGTGCGGCGGGGCTGAACCCGGCCGCCAGCCCGGTCGAGACCTGGGTGCCGGCGTTCGCCTGGGGGACCTATCTCGGCGCCGGTGCGCTGGAGAAGGGCGTGGACGTGTGCGTCTCCTCCTGGCACCGCGCGGCGCCCAACACGTTCCCCATGGCCGCCAAGGCCGGTGGCCACTATGTGAACGCGCAGCTCATCAAGATGGAGGCGCTCCAGAACGGCTACGCAGAAGGGATCGCACTCGGCCCGAGCGGCCTCGTCAGCGAAGGCAGCGGACAGAACCTGTTCCTGGTGCGCGACGGGGTGCTCATCACGCCGGTGCTGGACGGCACGTCGCTGCGTGGCATCACGCGTCACGCGATCATCGTGCTGGCGCGCGAGATGGGGCTCGAGGTGAAGGAGCAGCTGGTTCCGCGCGAAGCGCTGTATGCCGCGGAGGAGATGTTCTTCACGGGGACCGCCGCGGAGGTCACGCCCATCACCAGCGTCGACCGCATCACGATCGGCGACGGAAGCGCCGGTGAGCTCACCCTGAAGATCCAGCGGCGCTTCATGGAGGTCGTGACCGGCCAGGCCGACGATCGCTGGGGGTGGCTCACGCACGTCGGGTGAGCCGCACACCCCCGCGTTCTGCCACGACCCTGGCCGCTTGCCCGACCGGACGGGCACCGCGGAGGGGGCTCCGGGATCGAACGGTGCCGCTAAGTGGTTTTCCCCATTTATCTTGGCGGGAGACCCCCAGACCGGGTCCGCCCTTTGCCCTCAGGATCGGTCGACGGGCTCGGAT
Above is a window of Gemmatimonadota bacterium DNA encoding:
- a CDS encoding branched-chain amino acid transaminase, whose protein sequence is MSTQIAESKFIWKDGTLIPWKDATLHVLSTVVQFGTSVFEGIRCYETPRGPAIFRLDAHIRRLVESARIYRMPSRWDASQIAQACVDVVRENELRSCYVRPMILRGYGAAGLNPAASPVETWVPAFAWGTYLGAGALEKGVDVCVSSWHRAAPNTFPMAAKAGGHYVNAQLIKMEALQNGYAEGIALGPSGLVSEGSGQNLFLVRDGVLITPVLDGTSLRGITRHAIIVLAREMGLEVKEQLVPREALYAAEEMFFTGTAAEVTPITSVDRITIGDGSAGELTLKIQRRFMEVVTGQADDRWGWLTHVG